The following proteins come from a genomic window of Trypanosoma brucei gambiense DAL972 chromosome 1, complete sequence:
- a CDS encoding leucine-rich repeat protein (LRRP), putative, producing the protein MSTSKSEKGEESFAEGESNNESDDDSSNDGGHEANNNNNCNNGSAEARTKEETPVARNGNNSESPPQQEEKPATQSSILALSWCWGMVDLLRLKNFTELTEVNVNNCVDLATLMGLKYCKKLKRLNLHKCTKLQDLSEAGSCWRLETLIVCECERLENLRGLGGHQRLSCVRISRCGMLAEVNLDGTVKLKKLSIDECWALKEVYVTRCKTLESVALVDCSRLKSLCGLVHLVSLKSLNLEGCISIAEIGTLNTNNKLERLNLGNCFMLTDMEFLNHCMKLKRVVALGVPIDEVVKSNLRNRGVRVIDENDVDESYKCYQRQYLERASVAEKPLQWEENVKEILSYPR; encoded by the coding sequence ATGTCGACATCAAAATCtgaaaaaggtgaagaaagTTTTGCAGAGGGAGAAAGCAATAACGAAAGTGATGATGACAGTAGCAATGATGGCGGGCATGaagcaaataataataataattgcaACAATGGAAGTGCTGAGGCCCgcacaaaagaagagacaCCGGTGGCACGGAACGGGAATAATAGCGAATCCCCGCCACAACAAGAAGAGAAACCCGCCACCCAGTCCAGTATTCTTGCGCTTTCTTGGTGTTGGGGAATGGTGGATCTTTTAAGGTTGAAAAATTTCACAGAGTTAACAGAGGTGAATGTTAACAACTGTGTTGACCTCGCAACTCTAATGGGACTGAAATATTGCAAGAAATTGAAAAGACTTAATCTCCACAAGTGTACAAAACTACAAGACCTGTCGGAAGCGGGGAGTTGCTGGAGGTTGGAGACTTTGATTGTGTGCGAATGCGAGCGACTCGAAAATTTGAGAGGGTTGGGGGGTCATCAGAGATTATCGTGCGTCAGAATTTCCCGCTGTGGGATGCTCGCCGAGGTAAACCTCGACGGTACCGTAAAGCTCAAAAAATTGTCCATTGACGAATGCTGGGCACTGAAGGAGGTTTATGTAACAAGATGTAAAACATTAGAATCGGTTGCACTTGTCGACTGCAGCCGACTAAAGAGTTTGTGTGGGCTCGTCCACCTGGTGTCTCTAAAATCACTTAATCTGGAGGGGTGCATAAGCATCGCGGAAATCGGGACCTTGAACACAAATAATAAGTTGGAAAGACTCAACCTTGGAAATTGCTTTATGTTGACAGATATGGAATTTCTGAATCACTGCATGAAGCTGAAGAGAGTGGTGGCTCTGGGAGTCCCCATAGATGAAGTGGTGAAGAGTAATTTAAGGAATAGGGGCGTCAGAGTTATTGATGAAAACGATGTGGATGAATCGTACAAGTGTTACCAACGACAATATCTGGAACGGGCATCCGTTGCGGAAAAGCCGTTACAGTGGGAGGAAAATGTTAAGGAAATTCTCTCGTACCCTCGTTAA
- a CDS encoding zinc-binding phosphatase, putative, producing MSLGTPCGPLDGERASIDLQHCNADGEAAALIQPTVTEGLPVACAFTITNYRFTIRELPSSNEKDKDEHGKCEGLHFSMPLLSIESWSAPRVAMTAALRAVFQQGRGQTIPEADTGVAEASAASKGGAELPAYKLKICTKHLWDVELLLQGKRMEGTGRSLEALRVVQHLKDMPAFELYAKRYKGRPEVEDPSGDADHNHEGGSGGNADEDLINSVEFGWNLYNEDRELERQLCLSPGSEIPSVSDTQRAGPMRDLRPWFRLTRVQQPLNRYGRTPTYPFRIVVPNAASDELLLDVMSARSRARIPAVSFVYLRNGAALARCSQPLTRSSFMRADGELCSMLTNDYTEHNAAPNQDMSKTRAAAAAVVETVAQTSTKPPPPLFDTDVEEGKTSGKETCGSSPVNQQQEDLPRRQRTLVVMDCRPYSAALGNANLGGGYENGSTHYFCDVRFGNIENIHAVSKSFAKLKELIQRFSGTEPKSGFLQKLHETKWLQHIQNVMQCSNNIADSLERGESCLVHCTDGWDRTPQTVATAMLLLDPFYRTIVGFCVLVEKEFCSMGHKFAERCSHQVKGDTVYVLDPGVSASDTEAQPPSQQQHQQQQQLQPSPIFVQWMDVVFQIVRQFPRRFEFTPRLLEYLSTEVYACLHGTFLCNGEKERMFEGVRLNTASIWTDIVRTALREREGKAPLYFVNPAYDSAAAWEFISKRKGCGINRISPNCSSKRIVFWESFYLRHDGDTGSTELLDALAYEHMHQKRGTTTPVGVKFHEEWEKYFNDLIREACEARKREVVEMRNLQQNLEVQRPPQGVDSTSRSSGPKMCHWCHKTFGLLSKFTTVRCSHCGHIHCSDCMETEVKGKKLCRSCYSAHKLNSA from the coding sequence ATGTCGTTGGGTACGCCATGTGGGCCATTGGACGGCGAGAGGGCTTCCATCGATCTTCAGCACTGCAACGCGGACGGTGAGGCGGCGGCGCTGATTCAACCAACAGTGACGGAAGGCCTACCCGTCGCCTGCGCTTTCACAATAACAAACTATCGTTTTACTATACGTGAGTTACCCAGTAGCAACGAGAAGGATAAGGACGAACACGGCAAATGTGAAGGCCTTCACTTCTCCATGCCGTTGCTGTCAATTGAATCGTGGAGTGCACCGCGTGTGGCAATGACGGCGGCACTCCGCGCCGTGTTCCAGCAGGGCCGCGGGCAAACAATACCCGAGGCGGATACGGGTGTAGCGGAAGCGTCGGCAGCTTCCAAAGGGGGAGCGGAACTACCGGCGTACAAGCTGAAGATTTGCACAAAACATCTTTGGGATGTGGAGCTTCTGCTACAGGGAAAACGCATGGAGGGTACTGGAAGGAGTTTAGAGGCACTTCGCGTTGTCCAGCATCTGAAGGATATGCCAGCCTTTGAACTCTATGCAAAGAGATACAAGGGCCGCCCTGAAGTTGAAGACCCAAGCGGCGATGCTGATCACAACCATGAAGGAggcagcggcggcaacgCGGATGAGGATCTTATCAATTCTGTTGAGTTTGGCTGGAACTTGTACAATGAGGACCGGGAACTGGAGCGGCAGTTGTGTCTTTCTCCGGGTAGTGAAATACCAAGCGTTAGCGATACACAACGGGCGGGGCCGATGCGAGACCTGCGCCCATGGTTTCGGCTTACGCGAGTTCAACAGCCGCTTAATAGGTACGGTAGGACACCAACGTATCCTTTCCGTATCGTAGTGCCCAATGCTGCCAGTGATGAACTGCTATTAGATGTTATGTCGGCCCGTTCACGCGCACGCATTCCGGCGGTGTCGTTTGTTTACCTCCGCAATGGCGCCGCATTAGCTCGTTGCTCACAGCCACTCACGCGCTCGTCGTTTATGCGCGCCGACGGCGAGTTGTGCAGCATGTTGACTAATGACTACACCGAACATAATGCTGCGCCCAATCAAGATATGAGCAAAACccgtgctgctgcagcagccgtGGTGGAAACTGTGGCACAAACCTCCACAAAACCTCCGCCACCTCTATTCGACACGGACGTAGAAGAGGGGAAGACATcgggaaaagaaacttgcGGTTCCTCCCCTGTTaatcagcagcaggaggatTTGCCACGGCGGCAGCGGACACTCGTAGTTATGGATTGTCGCCCGTATTCTGCAGCGCTGGGTAATGCTAACTTAGGTGGTGGATATGAAAACGGTTCCACGCACTACTTTTGTGACGTGAGGTTTGGTAACATTGAAAATATTCATGCCGTCAGTAAGTCCTTTGCAAAGTTGAAGGAGCTCATTCAGCGGTTCAGCGGAACGGAACCGAAAAGTGGCTTCCTTCAAAAGTTGCATGAAACCAAATGGCTCCAGCATATACAGAATGTGATGCAGTGCTCGAATAACATTGCGGATTCGCTTGAGCGTGGTGAGTCTTGCCTCGTACATTGCACGGATGGCTGGGATCGCACCCCGCAGACTGTCGCGACCGCAATGCTCCTGTTGGATCCTTTTTACAGAACCATTGTGGGGTTCTGTGTGTTAGTGGAAAAGGAATTTTGTTCGATGGGCCATAAGTTTGCTGAGCGTTGCAGTCACCAAGTGAAGGGAGACACGGTTTATGTCTTGGACCCTGGTGTTTCAGCGTCAGACACGGAAGCGCAACCTCCaagccaacaacaacatcagcagcagcagcaacttcaGCCCTCACCCATCTTTGTGCAGTGGATGGATGTAGTGTTTCAAATTGTGAGGCAATTCCCGCGTCGCTTCGAATTCACCCCGCGGCTGCTGGAATATCTGAGCACTGAGGTTTATGCCTGTCTTCATGGAACGTTCCTCTGCAACGGGGAAAAGGAACGAATGTTTGAGGGAGTTCGCTTGAACACAGCCTCCATATGGACTGATATTGTGCGGACTGCATTGAGGGAACGGGAGGGAAAAGCACCGCTTTACTTTGTTAACCCCGCATATGACTCAGCGGCGGCGTGGGAATTCATatcaaagaggaaaggatGTGGTATCAATCGCATCTCCCCCAATTGCAGTAGCAAGCGCATTGTATTTTGGGAATCCTTTTATTTGCGCCATGATGGTGACACCGGCAGCACCGAGTTGCTCGATGCATTGGCATACGAACACATGCACCAAAAAAGGGGTACCACAACACCTGTTGGAGTTAAGTTTCATGAGGAATgggaaaaatattttaatgaCCTCATCCGTGAGGCCTGTGAAGCCCGAAAACGGGAGGTGGTTGAAATGAGGAACCTTCAACAAAATCTCGAAGTGCAGCGCCCTCCCCAAGGCGTGGATTCAACTTCACGGTCAAGTGGTCCGAAAATGTGTCATTGGTGTCATAAAACTTTCGGTTTGCTTAGTAAATTCACTACTGTGCGGTGTAGTCACTGTGGACACATCCATTGTAGTGACTGTATGGAAACTGAAGTTAAGGGCAAAAAACTCTGCCGTAGTTGCTATAGTGCACACAAGTTAAATAGTGCATAG
- a CDS encoding septum formation protein MAF homologue, putative — protein sequence MHTKRQREGRGEYFYSLFSSSSRDQHQSSFFRPLMVLQHLELLRKKRILLASASPRRLEILKIIGLDVHVCPSGVAEDLPKSEFKCGGDYALCTAKLKAKHIIRQKMEAANSGSGETQSGSRSRLPFDVLIAADTVSTMPAHEGDGTIDIIEKPSTREEAAATMRRLSGNSHEMWTGVAIAVVCGKDSTDDDGGVGDNCEELIRWFELKVCTTVHFAVLSEAEILAYTSCPDNWAGKAAGYGIQGIAACMIRSIEGDYYNVMGLPLQAVCALFDKLIDEGIISHN from the coding sequence ATGCACACGAAGCggcaaagggaaggaagaggggagtATTTCTACTCGTTATTCTCCAGTAGCAGCCGTGACCAGCACCAGTCCTCCTTTTTCCGGCCTTTAATGGTGCTACAGCATCTTGAACTTCTTCGAAAGAAGCGTATTTTGCTCGCGTCTGCCTCACCGCGGCGCCTAGAAATACTTAAAATCATCGGACTTGATGTCCACGTATGTCCATCGGGTGTTGCAGAGGATTTACCAAAGAGTGAGTTCAAGTGCGGTGGGGATTACGCTCTCTGCACTGCAAAGCTGAAAGCTAAGCACATAATTAGACAGAAAATGGAAGCGGCCAACAGTGGCAGTGGGGAAACGCAAAGTGGTTCACGCAGTCGCTTGCCGTTTGATGTGCTCATTGCGGCTGATACCGTTTCGACGATGCCCGCTCACGAGGGCGACGGTACAATCGACATCATTGAGAAACCTTCGACCCGCGAGGAGGCGGCCGCCACGATGCGACGGTTGTCTGGAAACTCACATGAGATGTGGACCGGCGTCGCCATTGCTGTGGTGTGCGGAAAGGACTCCACAGATGACGATGGAGGCGTCGGGGACAACTGTGAGGAGTTGATACGTTGGTTTGAGTTGAAGGTGTGCACCACCGTGCACTTCGCGGTGTTGTCGGAAGCTGAAATATTGGCTTACACCAGCTGCCCAGATAACTGGGCTGGTAAGGCGGCGGGTTATGGTATTCAGGGTATCGCTGCCTGCATGATCCGCTCTATAGAGGGAGATTACTACAATGTTATGGGGCTTCCGCTTCAGGCTGTGTGTGCTTTGTTTGACAAACTCATCGATGAGGGGATAATTTCACACAATTAG
- a CDS encoding T. brucei spp.-specific protein → MDSPSEPQEDRQPAASHFIDFTLHCGSCAKKKLHVLSSFLNTLPHPSVRSYFSHLTTGAYGKQAPHSPTHNKELALDLPFIPTFLFSPLSPHMVSTPVNGSQVPVCFHKANI, encoded by the coding sequence ATGGATTCGCCTTCGGAACCTCAAGAAGATAGACAACCCGCAGCGTCACATTTCATAGATTTCACGTTACACTGCGGCTCCTGCGCCAAAAAGAAACTGCAcgtcctttcctccttccttaaCACCCTCCCCCACCCGTCAGTCAGAAGTTATTTCTCGCATCTTACTACAGGTGCATACGGAAAACAAGCGCCACATTCCCCTACCCACAACAAAGAGTTGGCGCTCGACCTACCATTCATACCCACAttcttgttttcccccttatctCCCCACATGGTTTCAACTCCCGTCAACGGTTCACAAGTACCAGTATGCTTCCATAAGGCGAATATCTGA
- a CDS encoding T. brucei spp.-specific protein, with the protein MHFQTSKSFCCAVKRLCYPMHVLARALLFVLGNRLPGKHVKYIYIYINTHITSPPTSANGKKKCITRCFFTLFIIFFPLSAQSIYYTSTFCACAIFSFLCVCVCARAWCFTFWVHCPYARHMNEHTNTPLSIRVAQWRPLGTNFFLLIYHFFSSSYPPSFVTRMYYSLG; encoded by the coding sequence ATGCACTTCCAAACAAGTAAATCTTTTTGCTGTGCAGTAAAGCGCCTGTGCTATCCGATGCACGTGCTCGCTAGAGCTTTGCTTTTCGTGTTAGGGAATCGGCTCCCTGGTAAACAcgttaaatatatatatatttatattaatACACATATTACCTCCCCTCCTACCTCTGCCAACGGCAAAAAGAAGTGTATAACGCGGTGTTTTTTCAcgctatttattatttttttccccctttcggCACAAAGTATTTATTACACCTCTACTTTCTGTGCCTGTGcgattttctcctttctttgtgtgtgtgtgtgcgcgcgtGCGTGGTGTTTCACCTTTTGGGTGCACTGCCCCTATGCCAGACACATGAacgaacacacaaacacaccacTGTCGATACGTGTTGCACAATGGCGTCCTTTGGGCACCAATTTCTTCTTACTTATTTATCacttcttctcttcatcaTATCCCCCTTCTTTCGTTACCCGCATGTATTATTCACTAGGTTGA